From Rudanella lutea DSM 19387, a single genomic window includes:
- a CDS encoding intradiol ring-cleavage dioxygenase — translation MERNEFLKRGFGSLLSLTAIMPLMAACSGTEVDPAATSTSGSSTSTGSTNGSSSSDCTVTPTETEGPFPTKVPANFVRKDIRDGRTGIPMTMNITIKNANASCAALAGALVDVWHCDKDGYYSEYGGTGMQSANFTAVSFLRGRQVTDANGAVGFTTIFPGWYSGRAPHIHVHIYNSAGKSLLVTQIAFPYATTNTVYTTGQSYGYTKGAQDTLNERDNVFSDGFTTELATVSGSVSGGYALTHTIVVKA, via the coding sequence ATGGAACGAAACGAGTTTTTGAAGCGCGGCTTCGGCAGTTTACTGAGCCTGACCGCCATTATGCCCCTGATGGCGGCTTGTAGCGGCACCGAGGTCGACCCGGCGGCTACGTCAACATCGGGCAGTAGCACGTCAACGGGTTCAACAAACGGCAGTTCTTCATCCGACTGTACCGTGACTCCCACCGAAACAGAAGGCCCGTTTCCGACAAAAGTACCCGCCAATTTTGTGCGGAAAGACATTCGGGACGGCCGTACGGGTATCCCGATGACCATGAACATCACCATCAAAAATGCTAATGCGAGCTGTGCGGCCCTCGCCGGTGCGTTGGTCGATGTATGGCATTGTGATAAAGATGGCTATTACTCAGAATACGGCGGAACGGGGATGCAGAGTGCGAACTTCACCGCCGTTAGTTTTCTGCGGGGGCGGCAGGTGACCGACGCCAACGGGGCCGTAGGTTTCACCACTATTTTTCCGGGTTGGTATTCGGGTCGGGCTCCGCACATTCATGTACACATTTACAACTCGGCGGGGAAATCGCTATTGGTGACGCAAATCGCGTTTCCGTATGCTACTACCAACACGGTGTACACAACGGGGCAGTCGTATGGCTATACCAAAGGTGCGCAGGACACCCTCAACGAGCGCGACAATGTGTTCAGCGACGGGTTTACCACCGAACTGGCTACCGTGTCGGGGAGTGTATCGGGTGGCTATGCCCTGACGCACACGATTGTGGTGAAAGCCTGA
- a CDS encoding HpcH/HpaI aldolase family protein, translating into MKPSFVQKLQNGKPLLGTLVSLPTPEIAEILSSVGFDWLFIDMEHSTLSPLDVQRQLQAIRGDCHGLVRVAENNPVCLKQALDTGADGLIIPSVNTADEARQAVAGAKYPPVGTRSVGIGRAHGYGSRFAEYVREANARTAVIIQIEHIRAVENLDAILAVEGIDGVFIGPYDLSGSLNRLGEVGHPDVQTAIQTIKKGCRQRSIPVGIFTLQPESVPAELESGTQFIAVGTDASFLWKTGQAIVDSFRANHG; encoded by the coding sequence ATGAAACCATCGTTTGTCCAAAAGCTTCAGAACGGCAAGCCCCTGCTTGGTACGCTCGTTTCGCTACCAACCCCCGAAATTGCCGAAATTCTGTCGTCGGTCGGGTTCGACTGGCTGTTTATCGACATGGAACACAGCACCCTGAGCCCACTCGACGTACAGCGTCAGCTCCAGGCTATCCGGGGCGATTGCCACGGTCTGGTGCGTGTTGCCGAAAACAACCCGGTCTGCCTGAAACAAGCTCTCGATACCGGTGCCGACGGTCTGATTATTCCATCAGTCAACACCGCCGACGAGGCCCGGCAGGCCGTTGCCGGGGCAAAATACCCACCCGTGGGCACCCGTAGTGTGGGTATAGGGCGGGCGCACGGCTACGGAAGCCGATTTGCGGAGTACGTACGCGAGGCCAATGCCCGTACGGCGGTCATTATTCAGATTGAGCATATCCGGGCCGTCGAAAACCTCGACGCTATTTTGGCGGTCGAGGGGATTGATGGCGTTTTCATCGGCCCCTACGACTTATCGGGCAGCCTCAATCGTCTGGGCGAAGTGGGGCATCCGGACGTTCAGACTGCCATTCAGACCATAAAAAAAGGATGCCGACAACGCAGCATCCCGGTGGGAATCTTTACGCTACAGCCCGAATCGGTACCGGCCGAGCTGGAAAGTGGTACGCAGTTCATAGCGGTTGGTACAGATGCCTCGTTTCTGTGGAAAACCGGACAGGCCATTGTGGATTCCTTTCGGGCCAACCACGGGTGA
- a CDS encoding FG-GAP repeat domain-containing protein, whose product MNRNYISYWVPALLLLTGPLTHAQEPSKTLFDVRKQQSANTPDRAPARAVVPAGNFKKTKLTGDFLSEGVAVADLNKDGKLDIVAGYYWFEAPNWTRHEMAPSRTFDPRKEYSNSFLNLGMDVNQDGWDDVVIVDFPGKPGFWFENPKQKSTNSPVAWTKHILADSVGIANESPNFVDIDGDGRLDILCGDRAKKQIVWLKSPSKPGETTWKRFALTAENVPGTEPFSHGIGYGDIDNDGLNDVVVREGWFKGTADKQAGNWVFRPANLGEPCSHMQVLDVNGDGRNDVVSASAHALGVWWHEQVVDEAGKINFRTHLMSNTTAQTHSSIMADLNGDGRADYITGKRFLAHHGRDPGDSDAAILMWFEFTPGKAPYFKEHIIDNDSGSGLNVVAQDINGDGKPDIVVANKNGVYLFENGIKSKGKR is encoded by the coding sequence ATGAACCGAAACTATATAAGCTACTGGGTGCCCGCGCTGTTGTTGCTGACCGGCCCGCTAACTCACGCGCAGGAGCCATCCAAAACGCTGTTTGACGTTCGGAAACAGCAGTCGGCCAACACCCCCGACCGCGCACCGGCCAGGGCGGTGGTACCCGCCGGAAACTTTAAAAAAACCAAGTTGACCGGCGATTTTCTGTCGGAAGGGGTAGCCGTGGCCGACCTGAACAAAGACGGCAAGCTCGACATTGTGGCTGGCTATTACTGGTTCGAAGCCCCCAACTGGACCCGCCACGAAATGGCCCCTTCGCGCACCTTCGACCCGCGCAAGGAGTACAGCAATTCGTTTCTGAATCTGGGCATGGATGTGAATCAGGACGGTTGGGACGATGTGGTGATTGTTGATTTTCCGGGCAAACCGGGCTTCTGGTTCGAAAATCCCAAACAGAAGTCGACCAATTCGCCCGTTGCCTGGACAAAGCACATTCTGGCCGATTCGGTTGGGATAGCTAATGAGTCGCCCAATTTTGTGGATATCGACGGCGACGGGCGGCTCGATATTTTGTGCGGAGACCGGGCCAAAAAGCAGATTGTCTGGCTTAAATCGCCCTCGAAACCGGGTGAGACTACCTGGAAACGGTTTGCCCTGACCGCTGAAAATGTACCCGGTACCGAGCCGTTTTCGCACGGGATCGGCTACGGCGACATCGACAACGACGGGTTGAACGACGTGGTGGTGCGTGAGGGCTGGTTCAAAGGCACGGCCGACAAACAGGCGGGCAATTGGGTGTTTCGGCCCGCCAACCTCGGTGAACCCTGCTCGCACATGCAGGTGCTCGACGTGAACGGCGACGGACGCAACGACGTGGTGAGCGCATCGGCCCATGCATTGGGGGTTTGGTGGCACGAGCAGGTAGTGGATGAAGCGGGCAAAATCAATTTCCGGACGCACCTCATGAGTAACACGACTGCCCAAACCCACTCGTCGATTATGGCCGACCTGAACGGCGATGGCCGGGCCGATTATATCACGGGGAAGCGGTTTCTGGCCCACCACGGCCGCGATCCCGGCGATAGCGACGCGGCTATTCTGATGTGGTTTGAGTTTACCCCTGGCAAAGCTCCTTACTTCAAAGAGCACATTATTGACAATGATTCGGGCTCGGGCCTGAATGTGGTGGCGCAGGACATCAACGGCGACGGGAAGCCTGATATCGTGGTTGCCAATAAAAACGGGGTGTATCTCTTTGAAAATGGAATAAAAAGCAAGGGCAAACGATAA
- a CDS encoding PVC-type heme-binding CxxCH protein, with protein MNRFCVRISLLWTGLLLVSPDGILAQTAKARPADRSNPADTAKIDRDYALEATMLGYFAKDGSRNPTLKANKGDRVRITITNGELMTHDIALEKLGLKSKTLQEKGSQTSITFRADQSDTYYCTVPGHRTAGMVGIVEVVEGAISTATVAGQVPTRNGQPLNLGFESGSLSDWTATGDAFANPLVDADPSPVHEKDMTINFAGKYFLSSGGTANYKRTGTLTSAPFTVTQPFAAFRVSGGALQDTRVELVEAATNQVIFHSTGQGRATLQPVVVALQPYLNKEIFIRIIDNETGISQIPYIPNDKWAHINFDEFLFYPTRPSFPNELKPQDIIILPPLDPVLNAGLSGPEAAKAMTPPKGFKVTLAAAEPDVVRPICFTVDWRGRLWVVEGHTYPVPAPEGQGRDRILIFEDTNGDGTLDSRKVFMDGLNLVSGIEVGMGGVWLGAAPYLLFIPADFKTDKPAGPPQKLLDGWGTQDTHETLNSLRWGPDGWLYGNHGVFTHSKVGKPGAPDSERTKLNAGVWRFHPKTGQFEVFAEGTSNPWGIDFNDYGHAFITACVIPHMYHMIQGGRYVRQAGKHFNPYTYDDIKTHADHVHWVGERGPHAGNFRSASAGGGHAHAGAMIYLGGSWPQEYRNDVFMNNINGARLNRDHPARAGSGYTVNHRPDFLAMNDSWSQWLNMKYDASGAVWAIDWYDKNQCHSSNPDVHDKTMGRIFKITHENDKWVQVDLSKASDTELVRYQLHANEWYVRQARTLLQERGPNKKVHKALKEILKTNPDPTRKLRALWALHVTGGLTEAELTQLLDHENEYVRSWAIQLLAEDKAVSPETLKRMGQLAQQDNSSLVRLYLTSAMLRLDPAQRWEVLEALVQKEADKDDHNLPLMLWYASEPLAEVDMKRALALAQKSKMPKHLPYTVQRIAAIGTDDAKKLLKELNDRVGQMGHSHEAHELQTLIAKVLNE; from the coding sequence ATGAACCGTTTTTGTGTACGCATCTCTCTGCTCTGGACGGGGTTGCTGCTGGTATCGCCCGATGGAATACTGGCGCAGACTGCCAAAGCCCGACCTGCCGACCGGTCGAACCCCGCCGACACCGCCAAAATTGACCGCGACTACGCCCTCGAAGCGACCATGCTCGGCTATTTTGCCAAAGATGGCTCGCGCAATCCGACCCTGAAGGCCAACAAAGGCGACCGGGTTCGCATCACGATCACCAACGGGGAGTTGATGACGCACGACATTGCCCTCGAAAAGCTTGGTCTCAAGAGCAAAACCTTGCAGGAGAAAGGCAGCCAAACGAGCATCACGTTCCGGGCCGACCAAAGTGATACCTATTATTGCACCGTGCCGGGGCACCGCACGGCCGGCATGGTGGGTATAGTTGAAGTCGTTGAAGGAGCCATCAGCACGGCCACCGTTGCTGGGCAGGTGCCCACTCGAAACGGCCAACCGCTCAACCTTGGTTTTGAGTCGGGCTCGCTTAGTGACTGGACCGCTACCGGCGATGCCTTCGCTAACCCGCTCGTCGATGCCGACCCCTCGCCCGTGCACGAGAAAGACATGACCATCAATTTTGCTGGGAAGTACTTTCTGAGCAGTGGGGGCACGGCCAACTACAAACGTACCGGTACCCTCACATCGGCACCCTTCACCGTTACGCAGCCGTTTGCCGCGTTTCGGGTATCGGGCGGAGCCTTGCAGGATACCCGCGTTGAGCTGGTAGAGGCCGCTACCAACCAGGTTATTTTTCACAGCACCGGGCAGGGGCGGGCCACCTTGCAGCCGGTTGTGGTGGCATTGCAGCCCTATCTGAACAAGGAAATTTTTATCCGAATCATCGACAACGAGACGGGCATTTCGCAAATTCCCTACATTCCGAACGACAAGTGGGCGCATATCAACTTCGATGAGTTTCTGTTTTACCCAACCCGCCCTTCATTCCCGAATGAGTTGAAGCCGCAGGATATCATTATTCTGCCCCCGCTTGACCCCGTTCTGAACGCCGGCCTGTCGGGCCCGGAAGCAGCCAAAGCCATGACCCCGCCCAAAGGATTCAAGGTGACGCTGGCGGCTGCCGAGCCCGATGTGGTGCGGCCCATTTGTTTCACGGTCGACTGGCGGGGTCGTTTGTGGGTGGTAGAGGGGCACACCTACCCCGTACCCGCCCCCGAAGGGCAAGGCCGCGACCGCATCCTGATTTTTGAAGATACCAATGGCGACGGCACCCTCGACAGCCGTAAGGTATTTATGGATGGCCTCAACCTCGTGAGTGGAATTGAGGTAGGCATGGGGGGCGTGTGGCTGGGGGCAGCCCCGTACCTTCTGTTCATTCCGGCCGATTTTAAAACGGATAAACCGGCTGGCCCTCCGCAGAAACTCCTCGACGGCTGGGGCACGCAGGATACCCACGAAACGCTCAACAGTCTGCGCTGGGGCCCCGATGGCTGGCTCTATGGCAATCATGGGGTATTTACCCACTCCAAGGTGGGTAAACCCGGTGCACCCGATTCGGAGCGAACAAAGCTCAATGCGGGCGTTTGGCGGTTCCACCCAAAAACAGGGCAGTTTGAGGTCTTTGCCGAGGGAACGAGCAACCCCTGGGGCATTGATTTCAACGATTACGGCCACGCTTTTATCACGGCCTGCGTGATTCCGCACATGTACCACATGATTCAGGGCGGGCGGTATGTGCGGCAGGCGGGGAAGCATTTCAATCCCTACACCTACGACGATATCAAGACCCATGCCGACCATGTGCACTGGGTAGGGGAGCGCGGGCCGCACGCGGGCAATTTCCGTTCGGCATCGGCCGGGGGCGGTCATGCCCACGCGGGGGCTATGATTTACCTCGGTGGCAGCTGGCCGCAGGAGTACCGCAACGATGTGTTCATGAACAATATCAACGGAGCCCGACTCAACCGCGACCATCCGGCCCGCGCGGGGTCGGGTTATACGGTAAATCACCGCCCCGATTTTCTGGCCATGAACGACTCCTGGTCGCAGTGGCTCAATATGAAATACGACGCGAGCGGGGCGGTTTGGGCGATTGACTGGTACGACAAAAATCAGTGCCACAGCTCAAACCCTGATGTGCACGACAAAACGATGGGACGGATTTTTAAAATCACCCACGAAAACGACAAGTGGGTGCAGGTTGACCTGTCGAAAGCCTCCGATACCGAGCTGGTGCGGTATCAGCTGCACGCCAACGAGTGGTACGTGCGGCAGGCCCGCACGCTGTTGCAGGAGCGCGGTCCCAACAAGAAAGTACACAAGGCGCTCAAAGAAATTCTGAAAACCAACCCCGACCCAACGCGCAAGCTGCGGGCGCTGTGGGCGTTGCACGTAACCGGTGGCCTGACCGAAGCCGAACTGACTCAGTTGCTCGACCACGAGAACGAATACGTCCGCAGCTGGGCGATTCAGTTGTTGGCCGAAGACAAGGCGGTATCGCCCGAAACCCTCAAACGAATGGGGCAGCTGGCGCAGCAGGATAACTCATCACTGGTGCGGCTCTACCTTACGTCGGCCATGCTCCGGCTCGACCCGGCGCAGCGTTGGGAGGTGCTTGAAGCCCTCGTTCAGAAAGAAGCCGACAAAGACGATCATAACCTGCCGCTGATGCTCTGGTATGCGTCGGAACCGCTCGCGGAGGTAGATATGAAGCGGGCGCTGGCGTTGGCGCAGAAGTCGAAAATGCCGAAGCATTTGCCCTATACCGTGCAACGAATTGCGGCTATCGGCACCGACGATGCCAAAAAACTCCTTAAAGAACTAAACGACCGGGTGGGCCAAATGGGGCATTCGCACGAAGCCCATGAGTTGCAGACCCTGATTGCCAAAGTGCTCAATGAGTAG
- a CDS encoding 3-keto-disaccharide hydrolase, whose amino-acid sequence MNWNLPRSLSGQLVLLGLLLSPSVLCAQSTEKTVSLFDGKTLKGWQPVNPAHATLWFVADSTIRSGDGLKKIPENTYLRTEKEYGDFEFRCLFRLTGDPATGMINSGIQYRSVLKDGQIVGYQADIGDGYWGDIYDEHRRGKLAGGDWRTLRHVLNKQGWNSYIVRCRGNRHELYINGVKTCDYTETDPTIPARGVIAVQIHSGGVAQVEFRDLTITVL is encoded by the coding sequence ATGAACTGGAACCTACCCCGCTCGTTGTCGGGGCAACTTGTGTTGTTGGGACTCTTGCTCAGTCCATCGGTCTTGTGCGCCCAATCGACCGAAAAAACGGTGTCGCTCTTCGATGGGAAAACCCTGAAAGGTTGGCAGCCGGTCAACCCGGCCCACGCGACGCTCTGGTTTGTGGCCGATAGCACCATTCGGAGTGGCGACGGGCTGAAGAAGATTCCCGAAAATACCTACCTGCGCACCGAGAAGGAATACGGCGATTTTGAGTTTCGCTGCCTGTTTCGGCTCACCGGCGACCCGGCCACGGGTATGATTAACAGTGGCATCCAATACCGGTCGGTGCTTAAAGACGGACAGATTGTGGGGTATCAGGCCGATATTGGCGATGGCTATTGGGGTGATATTTACGATGAACACCGGCGGGGTAAGCTGGCCGGGGGCGATTGGCGCACGCTCCGGCATGTGCTGAACAAGCAGGGTTGGAATAGCTACATCGTCCGCTGTCGGGGCAACCGGCATGAACTTTACATCAACGGTGTGAAAACCTGCGACTACACCGAAACCGACCCGACCATACCGGCTCGGGGTGTTATTGCGGTGCAGATTCATAGCGGGGGAGTGGCTCAGGTTGAGTTTCGCGATCTGACCATTACCGTGCTGTAA
- the lpcA gene encoding D-sedoheptulose 7-phosphate isomerase: MLDLIKQELAEAQAVLESFMNNPLHLQQIEQAARLMADALTDGRKIISCGNGGSHCDAMHFAEELSGRYRENRPSMAAIAISDSSHITCVGNDYGYDFVFSRFIEGLGQAGDVLMGISTSGNSGNVIRAVEAARAKGMRVVLLTGKDGGKLAGQADVEIRVPHFGYADRIQEIHIKVIHLFILLIEKMVASNPVAGSPVADSSVA, from the coding sequence ATGCTTGATTTAATCAAACAAGAACTGGCCGAAGCACAGGCGGTGCTGGAGTCGTTTATGAATAACCCGCTGCATTTGCAGCAGATTGAACAGGCGGCCCGGCTCATGGCCGACGCGCTGACCGATGGCCGGAAAATCATCTCGTGCGGCAACGGCGGCTCCCACTGCGATGCCATGCACTTTGCCGAAGAGCTGTCGGGTCGCTACCGCGAAAATCGCCCCTCAATGGCTGCCATTGCTATTTCAGATTCAAGCCACATCACCTGCGTAGGCAATGACTACGGCTACGATTTCGTGTTTTCGCGCTTTATCGAGGGTCTCGGTCAGGCGGGCGATGTGCTGATGGGTATCAGTACGAGCGGTAATTCGGGCAACGTGATTCGGGCTGTCGAAGCGGCCCGCGCCAAAGGCATGCGGGTGGTGCTGCTCACGGGAAAAGACGGGGGTAAACTGGCCGGACAGGCCGACGTTGAAATCCGGGTGCCACACTTCGGCTATGCCGACCGGATTCAGGAAATCCACATCAAGGTGATCCACCTGTTTATTCTGCTCATCGAAAAGATGGTGGCCAGCAACCCGGTGGCCGGCAGTCCGGTGGCCGACAGTTCGGTGGCCTAA
- the upp gene encoding uracil phosphoribosyltransferase: MFVFADFNSIANQYIAELRDVTIQKDRMRFRRNLERIGELMAYEISKTLAYQNTNVQTPLGTANAPLLLRQPVIATIMRAGLPFHQGFMNYFDQADNAFAGAYRGHVLGTDVNEFEVALDYISSPDLAGRTLIIADPMLATGRSLEKVYHSLLRYGIPAQTHIAAVIASPEGVAYMQDRLPQCHLWLGAIDSYLNDHYYIVPGLGDAGDLAFGEKV, encoded by the coding sequence ATGTTTGTTTTCGCCGATTTCAACTCCATAGCCAATCAATACATCGCCGAACTGCGCGACGTGACTATTCAGAAGGATCGGATGCGGTTCCGACGCAACCTCGAACGGATCGGCGAATTGATGGCTTACGAAATTTCCAAAACGCTGGCTTATCAGAATACGAACGTACAGACGCCCCTCGGCACGGCCAATGCCCCTTTGCTGCTGCGTCAGCCCGTGATTGCGACCATTATGCGGGCCGGGCTACCGTTCCATCAGGGGTTTATGAACTACTTCGATCAGGCCGACAACGCGTTTGCGGGTGCGTACCGGGGTCATGTACTGGGCACCGATGTCAATGAGTTTGAAGTGGCTCTCGACTACATTTCGTCGCCCGATTTGGCGGGTCGTACGCTCATCATTGCCGATCCGATGCTGGCTACCGGCCGCTCTCTCGAAAAAGTATATCATTCGCTGCTTCGGTACGGGATTCCGGCCCAAACGCATATTGCAGCCGTCATTGCCAGCCCCGAGGGCGTTGCTTACATGCAGGACCGGCTCCCGCAATGCCATTTGTGGCTGGGTGCCATAGACTCTTACCTCAACGACCATTACTACATTGTACCCGGCCTCGGCGACGCGGGCGACCTGGCCTTTGGCGAGAAAGTGTAG
- a CDS encoding gliding motility-associated C-terminal domain-containing protein produces MKHGLRTICFLVFALCLSVSARAFELIGVIGGDMSLRATGTPDAYILTVNLYVDRSKPNAAKVDGLFACHIYRRSDGKQIESRNIFDTGKYGNLFEANNPCAKQVSLLITKWTFERDITLSKATYNDPGGYFIYFERCCRETNPVNILNPSQTGMALRLDFFPTAAPNSTPEFTVPEAKYACKEKAFTLSFAAKDADGDQLEYALVDPLAGFLKPSQVVNIAGDLTVGNVPAVQWAPGSGTKNPIPGVFPLQISGNGLLTLTPSRVGLYLFAVMVTEKRNGAIISQTRREYQIPVVDCELNKSDKPLITTNGSSTTALERCDASPVTLATSATATGFNYQWQLNGKDIAGATSSTLSVTDEGTYTVKKQFPYGCGDESSSDPLKVLPPVPPSAKILTERTQLLFDGDQIILRSAPQPATYRFAWTFGGATSPGSGSLIAAREGTYKLRVTTSDGRCPAEDEIDIVRDIKLFMPSAFTPNGDGTNDTWQVVNLTSLDGAEVFVFNRNGGVVYYADKDGRPWDGTYENQKVPAGVYRYLVRAPGRRPQEGALHVIY; encoded by the coding sequence ATGAAACACGGATTACGAACTATCTGCTTTTTGGTGTTTGCCTTATGCCTGAGCGTGTCTGCCCGGGCCTTTGAATTGATCGGGGTGATCGGGGGCGATATGTCTCTGCGGGCAACGGGTACGCCCGATGCGTACATCCTGACGGTGAACCTCTACGTAGACCGAAGTAAACCGAATGCCGCCAAAGTGGATGGCTTGTTTGCCTGCCATATTTACCGACGGAGCGATGGTAAACAGATTGAGTCCCGGAACATCTTCGACACTGGAAAGTACGGAAACCTGTTTGAAGCCAATAATCCCTGTGCCAAGCAGGTTTCGTTGCTGATTACGAAGTGGACGTTCGAGCGGGACATTACCCTGTCGAAGGCTACCTACAACGACCCCGGCGGGTATTTCATCTATTTCGAACGGTGCTGCCGTGAGACGAATCCCGTCAATATTCTGAACCCCAGCCAAACGGGTATGGCCCTCCGGCTCGACTTTTTCCCGACGGCTGCTCCCAACAGTACGCCCGAGTTTACGGTACCTGAAGCCAAGTACGCTTGTAAGGAAAAAGCATTCACGCTCAGCTTTGCGGCCAAAGATGCCGACGGCGATCAACTTGAGTACGCACTCGTGGATCCGTTGGCGGGTTTTCTCAAGCCCTCGCAGGTTGTCAATATTGCTGGCGACCTGACCGTCGGCAATGTGCCTGCGGTACAGTGGGCACCGGGATCAGGTACAAAAAATCCAATTCCGGGTGTGTTTCCGCTTCAGATCAGTGGCAACGGGTTGCTCACGCTCACGCCCTCGCGGGTGGGGTTGTACCTGTTTGCCGTCATGGTGACCGAAAAACGCAACGGAGCCATTATCAGCCAAACCCGGCGCGAGTACCAGATTCCGGTAGTCGACTGTGAGCTGAACAAGTCGGACAAACCGCTAATCACCACCAACGGTAGTAGTACGACCGCCCTCGAACGCTGCGATGCCTCGCCGGTGACCCTCGCAACATCGGCAACGGCAACGGGCTTCAACTACCAGTGGCAGCTGAACGGAAAAGATATTGCCGGGGCAACCAGCTCAACCCTGTCGGTGACCGACGAGGGGACGTACACTGTGAAAAAGCAGTTTCCGTACGGCTGTGGCGATGAGTCAAGCTCTGACCCGCTGAAGGTGCTGCCTCCGGTGCCACCCTCTGCCAAAATCCTGACCGAGCGCACCCAACTGTTGTTTGACGGGGATCAGATTATTCTGCGGTCGGCACCTCAACCAGCTACCTATCGCTTTGCGTGGACGTTCGGGGGAGCTACCTCGCCTGGCAGCGGTAGCCTGATTGCCGCGCGGGAGGGCACCTATAAGTTACGCGTTACTACGTCCGACGGTCGTTGCCCGGCTGAGGACGAGATCGACATTGTCCGCGATATTAAACTCTTTATGCCCTCGGCCTTTACGCCCAACGGCGACGGTACGAACGACACCTGGCAGGTGGTGAATCTGACGAGCCTCGACGGGGCTGAGGTGTTTGTTTTCAACCGCAACGGGGGCGTGGTGTACTATGCCGACAAAGACGGGCGTCCGTGGGATGGCACCTACGAAAACCAGAAAGTACCCGCCGGTGTGTACCGTTATTTAGTCAGGGCGCCGGGCCGCCGACCACAGGAAGGCGCCCTGCACGTGATTTACTAA